A region of Heteronotia binoei isolate CCM8104 ecotype False Entrance Well chromosome 2, APGP_CSIRO_Hbin_v1, whole genome shotgun sequence DNA encodes the following proteins:
- the CCDC17 gene encoding coiled-coil domain-containing protein 17 translates to MTDLVAFHCPSCEMRFRSRQLLKKHVEKFCIGGELADNPRDQKGRALRREKEPKQTETLDSTFYKLRMPLEDTLPTFKTSQAKDENRHQMLHQQEFWQRQQQMAEAHEHQLADIQARNQYLEQQRDEIHRHLSEMKLGNSAASHIEHLLVELKKQEGKNLLALDALQEQIGLLQQQRTTTKNKSKPEPPTNIKASSADKMGKKVSLRLLPFPAAVGPLSSEIQALYLAYAQSGNNDHNILNQMYELQVEAIELEKGGARPDHNSRKKKHEGNPNTYPWGLHSELLAAELENQRLEDEIFKQKILRGRWRKEDGYLDKQLAELQQVHMAEMAQLHTEMGRLRDDTERRPQQPKRGSPPILPPPIAPQLPLLPPERLPGLPDSTFSIGTMNPMVSSATVVSRYFLDPTDALGPAPYDPASGFVIFYDFLLGLDPTFYQVCLVSGLYRNGQELGKSTSLPIVLSDMGQSSDHVMGGQRGSNAILAARQPVPRVLPSTSIALITELQASGGLDAYGQEIQHLTPRGWAKIHLFDHLHQVLSGYWKVPVRVLPVKPGLTAEQLNGVPQAGKAELYLRLVNARDADMQSMAEIHFGNAPLYKYPPIVTSGTAPPSGFPSTQSSFNPAPTSLSLSVPPYTGFVDPPPAKEQPFQYKIKQR, encoded by the exons ATGACAGATCTGGTGGCTTTCCACTGTCCTAGCTGTGAGATGAGGTTCCGTTCTAGGCAGCTGCTGAAGAAGCATGTGGAAAAATTCTGTATAGGAGGAGAACTTGCAGACAATCCCAGAGACCAGAAGGGACGAgcattgagaagagagaaggagcCAAAGCAAACTGAGACACTGGACAGCACG TTCTACAAATTGAGGATGCCCCTAGAGGATACACTTCCTACATTCAAGACTTCCCAGGCAAAG GATGAGAACAGACACCAAATGCTCCATCAGCAGGAATTCTGGCAGCGCCAGCAGCAAATGGCAGAAGCACATGAACATCAGTTGGCAGATATCCAGGCCAGGAACCAGTATCTGGAACAGCAAAGGGATG AGATCCATAGGCACTTGTCAGAGATGAAGTTAGGAAATTCAGCTGCATCTCACATTGAGCACCTGCTGGTGGAGCTAAAAAAACAGGAAGGGAAGAATCTGCTTGCTTTGGATGCCTTGCAGGAGCAGATTGGACTTCTGCAGCAACagagaacaacaacaaagaacaa AAGCAAACCAGAACCTCCCACCAATATAAAGGCAAGCAGTGCTGACAAAATGGGAAAGAAGGTCTCCCTCAGGCTTTTGCCATTTCCTGCAGCTGTTGGACCTCTCTCTTCAGAGATACA GGCTCTGTATCTGGCATATGCACAGAGTGGAAACAATGATCACAACATCCTCAACCAGATGTATGAGCTGCAGGTAGAGGCCATAGAACTGGAGAAAGGCGGAGCCAGGCCTGATCACAACAGCAGAAAGAAGA AACATGAAGGTAACCCAAATACCTACCCATGGGGTttgcattctgaacttctggctgCTGAGCTGGAGAATCAGCGGTTAGAAGATGAAATATTCAAGCAGAAGATCCTAAGGGGCAGATGGAGAAAGGAGGATG GGTATTTGGACAAGCAACTGGCTGAGCTCCAGCAAGTACATATGGCAGAAATGGCTCAGCTGCACACTGAGATGGGCAGACTGAGAGATGACACAGAAAGGAGGCCACAGCAGCCCAAGAGAGGGTCcccacccatcctcccccctcctatAGCTCCACAATTGCCACTTCTGCCCCCTGAGCGCCTTCCAGGACTTCCTGACTCCACTTTTTCAATTGGTACCATG AACCCTATGGTATCATCTGCCACAGTTGTGAGCCGGTACTTCTTGGATCCCACTGATGCCCTGGGACCAGCTCCATATGATCCAGC GTCTGGTTTTGTGATATTCTATGACTTCCTTTTGGGACTGGATCCCACATTCTACCAGGTTTGCCTGGTTTCTGGCCTGTACCGTAATGGGCAAGAGTTGGGCAAATCCACCTCACTGCCCATTGTCTTGTCTGATATGGGGCAATCCTCTGATCATGTGATGGGTGGACAGAGAGGGAGCAATGCCATTTTAGCTGCCAGGCAGCCAGTCCCAAG AGTTCTCCCTTCAACTTCGATTGCCCTCATAACTGAGCTTCAAGCCTCTGGAGGCCTTGATGCTTATGGGCAGGAGATCCAGCATTTGACCCCCAGGGGATGGGCCAAAATCCACCTCTTTGACCACCTGCACCAAGTGTTGAGTGGGTACTGGAAGGTCCCTGTCCGAGTGCTTCCTGTGAAGCCAGGCCTAACAGCAGAACAGTTAAATGGTGTGCCCCAG GCTGGCAAGGCAGAGCTTTACTTGCGACTGGTGAATGCAAGAGATGCTGATATGCAGTCAATGGCTGAGATCCATTTTGGCAATGCCCCTCTCTACAAATACCCTCCTATA GTAACCAGTGGCACAGCGCCTCCTTCAGGCTTCCCCTCAACCCAAAGCTCTTTCAACCCTGCCCCCACCAGCCTGTCCCTTTCTGTCCCCCCTTACACTGGCTTTGTTGACCCCCCTCCTGCTAAGGAACAGCCTTTCCAATACAAAATTAAGCAAAggtga